The following proteins are co-located in the Castor canadensis chromosome 5, mCasCan1.hap1v2, whole genome shotgun sequence genome:
- the Cryaa gene encoding alpha-crystallin A chain has product MDITIQHPWFKRALGPFYPSRLFDQFFGEGLFEYDLLPFLSSTISPYYRQSLFRTVLDSGISELMTHMWFVMHQPHAGNPKSNPGKASLMATVRSDRDKFVIFLDVKHFSPEDLTVKVLEDFVEIHGKHNERQDDHGYISREFHRRYRLPSNVDQSALSCSLSVDGMLTFSGPKVPSGLDAGHSERAIPVSREEKPSSAPSS; this is encoded by the exons ATGGACATCACCATCCAGCACCCCTGGTTCAAGCGTGCACTGGGACCCTTCTATCCCAGCCGGCTGTTTGACCAGTTTTTTGGTGAGGGCCTCTTTGAATATGACCTGCtgcccttcctgtcctccaccaTCAGCCCCTACTACCGCCAGTCCCTCTTCCGCACGGTGCTGGACTCTGGCATCTCTGAG CTCATGACCCATATGTGGTTTGTAATGCACCAACCACATGCTGGAAACCCCAAGAGCAACCCTGGCAAGGCAAGTTTAATGGCAACT GTCCGATCTGACCGGGACAAGTTCGTTATCTTCCTGGATGTGAAGCACTTCTCTCCTGAGGACCTTACTGTGAAGGTGCTGGAGGACTTCGTGGAGATCCACGGCAAGCACAACGAGAGGCAG GATGACCACGGCTACATTTCCCGTGAGTTCCACCGCCGCTACCGCCTGCCTTCCAATGTGGACCAGTCGGCCCTCTCCTGCTCTCTGTCTGTGGATGGCATGCTGACCTTCTCTGGCCCCAAGGTCCCGTCTGGCCTGGATGCTGGGCACAGTGAGAGAGCCATTCCCGTGTCACGGGAGGAGAAGCCCAGCTCTGCACCCTCATCCTAA
- the U2af1 gene encoding splicing factor U2AF 35 kDa subunit isoform X2: MAEYLASIFGTEKDKVNCSFYFKIGACRHGDRCSRLHNKPTFSQTILIQNIYRNPQNSAQTADGSHCAVSDVEMQEHYDEFFEEVFTEMEEKYGEVEEMNVCDNLGDHLVGNVYVKFRREEDAEKAVIDLNNRWFNGQPIHAELSPVTDFREACCRQYEMGECTRGGFCNFMHLKPISRELRRELYGRRRKKHRSRSRSRERRSRSRDRGRGGGGGGGGGGGRERDRRRSRDRERSGRF, from the exons ATGGCGGAGTACTTGGCCTCCATCTTCGGCACCGAGAAAGACAA AGTCAActgttcattttatttcaaaattggaGCATGTCGTCATGGAGACAGATGTTCTCGGTTGCACAATAAACCGACCTTTAGCcag ACCATCTTGATTCAAAACATCTATCGTAATCCCCAAAACAGTGCACAGACGGCTGACGGCTCACACT GTGCCGTGAGTGACGTGGAGATGCAGGAGCACTATGATGAGTTCTTTGAG GAAGTCTTTACAGAGATGGAGGAGAAGTACGGAGAAGTCGAGGAGATGAATGTCTGTGATAACCTGGGAGACCACCTAGTAGGGAACGTGTACGTCAAG TTTCGCCGTGAGGAGGATGCAGAGAAGGCTGTGATTGATCTGAATAACCGTTGGTTTAATGGGCAGCCAATCCATGCAGAGCTGTCCCCGGTGACTGACTTCAGGGAAGCCTGCTGCCGCCAGTATGAAATGGG AGAGTGCACTCGAGGCGGCTTCTGCAACTTCATGCACCTGAAGCCCATCTCCAGAGAGCTGAGGCGGgagctgtatgggcgccggcgCAAGAA GCATAGATCAAGGTCTCGGTCCCGGGAGCGGCGCTCTAGGTCCAGAGACCGTGGTCGCGGTGGTGGTGGCGGCGGAGGAGGCGGTGGGGGACGGGAGCGAGACAGGCGGCGGTCAAGAGATCGGGAGAGATCTGGGCGATTCTGA
- the U2af1 gene encoding splicing factor U2AF 35 kDa subunit isoform X1: MAEYLASIFGTEKDKVNCSFYFKIGACRHGDRCSRLHNKPTFSQTIALLNIYRNPQNSSQSADGLRCAVSDVEMQEHYDEFFEEVFTEMEEKYGEVEEMNVCDNLGDHLVGNVYVKFRREEDAEKAVIDLNNRWFNGQPIHAELSPVTDFREACCRQYEMGECTRGGFCNFMHLKPISRELRRELYGRRRKKHRSRSRSRERRSRSRDRGRGGGGGGGGGGGRERDRRRSRDRERSGRF; encoded by the exons ATGGCGGAGTACTTGGCCTCCATCTTCGGCACCGAGAAAGACAA AGTCAActgttcattttatttcaaaattggaGCATGTCGTCATGGAGACAGATGTTCTCGGTTGCACAATAAACCGACCTTTAGCcag ACCATTGCCCTCTTGAACATTTACCGTAACCCTCAAAACTCTTCCCAGTCTGCTGACGGTTTGCGCT GTGCCGTGAGTGACGTGGAGATGCAGGAGCACTATGATGAGTTCTTTGAG GAAGTCTTTACAGAGATGGAGGAGAAGTACGGAGAAGTCGAGGAGATGAATGTCTGTGATAACCTGGGAGACCACCTAGTAGGGAACGTGTACGTCAAG TTTCGCCGTGAGGAGGATGCAGAGAAGGCTGTGATTGATCTGAATAACCGTTGGTTTAATGGGCAGCCAATCCATGCAGAGCTGTCCCCGGTGACTGACTTCAGGGAAGCCTGCTGCCGCCAGTATGAAATGGG AGAGTGCACTCGAGGCGGCTTCTGCAACTTCATGCACCTGAAGCCCATCTCCAGAGAGCTGAGGCGGgagctgtatgggcgccggcgCAAGAA GCATAGATCAAGGTCTCGGTCCCGGGAGCGGCGCTCTAGGTCCAGAGACCGTGGTCGCGGTGGTGGTGGCGGCGGAGGAGGCGGTGGGGGACGGGAGCGAGACAGGCGGCGGTCAAGAGATCGGGAGAGATCTGGGCGATTCTGA
- the U2af1 gene encoding splicing factor U2AF 35 kDa subunit isoform X3: MQEHYDEFFEEVFTEMEEKYGEVEEMNVCDNLGDHLVGNVYVKFRREEDAEKAVIDLNNRWFNGQPIHAELSPVTDFREACCRQYEMGECTRGGFCNFMHLKPISRELRRELYGRRRKKHRSRSRSRERRSRSRDRGRGGGGGGGGGGGRERDRRRSRDRERSGRF, from the exons ATGCAGGAGCACTATGATGAGTTCTTTGAG GAAGTCTTTACAGAGATGGAGGAGAAGTACGGAGAAGTCGAGGAGATGAATGTCTGTGATAACCTGGGAGACCACCTAGTAGGGAACGTGTACGTCAAG TTTCGCCGTGAGGAGGATGCAGAGAAGGCTGTGATTGATCTGAATAACCGTTGGTTTAATGGGCAGCCAATCCATGCAGAGCTGTCCCCGGTGACTGACTTCAGGGAAGCCTGCTGCCGCCAGTATGAAATGGG AGAGTGCACTCGAGGCGGCTTCTGCAACTTCATGCACCTGAAGCCCATCTCCAGAGAGCTGAGGCGGgagctgtatgggcgccggcgCAAGAA GCATAGATCAAGGTCTCGGTCCCGGGAGCGGCGCTCTAGGTCCAGAGACCGTGGTCGCGGTGGTGGTGGCGGCGGAGGAGGCGGTGGGGGACGGGAGCGAGACAGGCGGCGGTCAAGAGATCGGGAGAGATCTGGGCGATTCTGA